The DNA region CGGGGACGGCGGTCGAGATCGACGGCGCCCCGGGCCACCTCGACCTGGACGCGCCGCTGGCCGAGCTCGCCGCGTCGATCGGCGCGCCGATCCTCGTGGACAGCGACTGCCACATGGCCGAGCGGCTCGGGCGGCAGATGCGGTTCGGCGTCGGGTTGGCCCGGCGCGCCGGGCTGACCAGGGCGCAGGTGCTCAACACGGGCAACGTCGACGCCATCCGGGCGTTCGTGGCCGCCAAGCGAACGGGCCGCCGCTGAGGCGGCGCACGGGACACGACCATGCACACGAGACGCTTCTTCCTGTCGGCCGCCTGCCTGGGCCTCGCGACGATCGCCGGTCCTGCCGAGGTACTGGCGCAGGGAACGGGTGACGCACTCGCCCGCTCCATCCAGGCGCACTATCAGCAGGTGAAGGACTTCACGGCTGCCTTCGAGCAGTCGTACGTGGGCGGGGCCCTGAAACGGCGCACCGTCGAGCGGGGGACAGTGGCCATCCGGAAGCCGGGCCGGATGCGGTGGGACTACGAAGCGCCGGAGAAGAAGCTGTTCGTCGCCGACGGCATGCGGATGTACTTCTACGTGCCCGCCGATCGGCAGGTGCGCGTGAGCGCCATGCCCGAAGCCGGACGGGTGCCGACGCCGATCCTCTTTCTGGCGGGCCGCGGCGACCTCCTGCGCGACTTCACCGTCGAGGAAGTCCAGGCTCCGATGGTCGGCACCCGCGCCCTGAAGCTGCGGCCGGTGCGCAAGGAGCCCGAGTACGAGACCCTCACGCTGGTGGTCGACGCGACGACCTTCGTGATGCGCCAGTTGATCGTCGTCGACGGCCAGGGAGGCACTTCCACGTTCAGCTTCACCAATCTGCGCGAGAATGTCGGCGTGGCCGAGGGCAAGTTCCGCTTCTCCATGCCGAAGGGCGTCGATGTCGTCACGCAGGAGTGAGTCGCGGCGGCGCCTGCCCGGGGCGCGCCTGGTCGCGGTGGCCGTTCTCGTCCTGGCGACCGCCTGTGCCAGCGCGCCCAAGCCCTACAAGGTCGGGGAGTTGGCCGAGCAGCGCGAGGACTTCGATCAGGCAATCGTCGCCTACACGCAGGCGGCGGTGGCCGACCCCGACAACCGGGAAGTCACCACCGCATTGAAGCGAGCGAAGCTGCGCGCCTCGGCCGCGCACTACGCGAAGG from Luteitalea sp. TBR-22 includes:
- the lolA gene encoding outer membrane lipoprotein chaperone LolA, which codes for MHTRRFFLSAACLGLATIAGPAEVLAQGTGDALARSIQAHYQQVKDFTAAFEQSYVGGALKRRTVERGTVAIRKPGRMRWDYEAPEKKLFVADGMRMYFYVPADRQVRVSAMPEAGRVPTPILFLAGRGDLLRDFTVEEVQAPMVGTRALKLRPVRKEPEYETLTLVVDATTFVMRQLIVVDGQGGTSTFSFTNLRENVGVAEGKFRFSMPKGVDVVTQE